TCTGTACAGGCGGTATCCGTCAATATTTAAAAATATTTTTATTATGAGTATTTCAAGAAGAAATTTCCTGATGAAAGGTTCGCTCGCGCTGGCGGGCACCGCCCTGTTGTCGAAAAACCTGCTGGCAGGTACAGCTCCCCGTCCATTGCTGGGAGTACAACTGTATTCCATACGTGAAGATATGAAGAAGGATCCTTCCGGCACGCTGAAACAGCTGGCTGCAATGGGATATAAGAATGTAGAGCATGCAGGGTACGGCCAGCGTAAATTTTACGGTTATTCCGCTAAGGAGTTCCGGAAGCTGCTGGACGGTCTCGGCCTGAAAATGCCAAGTGGCCATACCGTAATGGGAAAGCAGCATTGGGATGCAGCAAAGAAAGATTTTACTGATGAGTGGAAACATACGGTAGAAGATGCGGCGATTGTGGGGCAGCATTACGTAATCAGCCCCTGGCTGGATGAAAGTCTGCGTAAAGACTATAATACCTTCCTGGGTTATATGGAAGTATTTAATAAGAGTGGGGAACTCTGCAAACGTTCCGGTATGAAATTCGGTTACCACAACCATGATTTCGAGTTCAGCCAGCAGTTGAATAACAAGAAGCTGTTCGACCTGATCCTGCAGCATACCGATCAAAGCCTGGTAGCCCAGCAGCTCGATATCGGTAATATGTACCATGCCGGTGGCCGCGCGCTGGATATACTCAAACAATACCCCGGCCGTTTTGAACTGATGCATGTGAAGGATGAGATCAAAGCTGCCAAAGGCGGAGAAATGGGCAGCGAATATGAAAGTACCGTACTCGGGAAAGGAATTATACCGGTGAAAGAAATCATCGATCTTGGTAAGAAAATGGGAGGTACCCGTCATTTTATTGTGGAACAGGAATCCTACCAGGGACAGGCTCCACTGGCCGCTGTGAAGGAAGATCTCGCGGTGATGCAGCAATGGGGGTACTAAGAAAACCACGTTCACATGAAATCAACATCTCTACTGGGCGCTATCATGACAATGATAGCGCCATCTATGATTTATGCGCAACAGATCCGCCTGCAGGGCGTTGAAAAAGAGCTGATTGCCGGTCCTGCTACTCAGGGGCAACGTGCACAGTGGCTCGACTCACTCCAACAGTGGCGCACACACGAAAAGAACAGATTACAATATAACGGTAACGAATACACCCGGAAAGAGCTGAGCAGCAATGGCGCCGTAGCTATGTATGCGCAGATCATGGCGCACGATCGTTTCCTATACGATCCGGTAAGCCGGAAATATACGGTAGACCGTTTCCTGAATGACCTGGAGCGGCGTTACGGCGGACTGGATGCCGTGCTGGTATGGCCTACTTATCCGAATATCGGTATCGACAACCGGAACCAGTTCGACCTCGTAGCCGCCATGCCGGGAGGAAAGGAAGGGGTGAAAGAAATGATCCGGCAATTCCATAAACGGGGCGTAAAAGTATTTTTCCCTATCATGATCTGGGATAATGGCACCCGCCGTATATCCATACCTATGGCCACTGCACTGATTCAGGAAATGAAGGAGCTGGGCGCCGATGGATTGAACGGAGATACCATGAATGGCGTTACAGAAGATTTTAAAGATGCGTATACCCTTGCCCGTTACCCGCTCGTTCTGCAACCAGAAATCCATATCCGCGACCTGAAAATGGTGGAGTGGAATACGATGAGCTGGGGTTATTACTGGAATAACTGGGGAGGCAAGTTTGAATATACTCCCGGCGTCAGCCTTTATAAATGGCTGGAACCCCGGCACCAGGTGCATATCACCGACCGCTGGGCGGTTGATAAGGTAAGTAATTTACAGTACGCTTTCTTCAATGGCATTGGGTATAATGCCTGGGAAAATATCTGGGGTGTCTGGAATCAGGTACCGGAGCGTTATGCGGCAGTCATCCGGCGAATCAGGATGATCTACCGGCAGTTTCCGGATGTCTGGAGCAGCGAAAAATGGGAGCCGCATGTGCCGGTACAGCAGGCAGGTGTGTTCGCATCGGTGTTCCCGGGTAAGGCTGCCACAGTGTATACGCTGGTGAACCGCGACAATACCGCGAAAACGGGCCCTCAGATCCGCCTGCCGCATCGCGCAGGAAATCGTTACTATGATGCCTGGAATGGTGTGGAGCTGCAGCCGGAAGTAACGGGAAATGAAGCGCAGCTCAGTTTCCCGATGGAAGGTAATGGCTATGGCGCTGTAGTGGTGGTTAACGGCAACGCAGCTACGAAAGTACTGCAACGTTTCCTGGAACAGGTTCATCAGCTGGCACAAACACCTGTCAATAACTTACCGGATACCTGGAATCCACTGCCACAGCAGATCACAGATCTGCCGGCTACTCCGAAGCCCGCAAAAGCGCCGGAAGGCATGGTGCTCATACCCGCTACCGATGCATATCGTTTTGTTTCGGAAGGGGTGATGATAGAAGGAAATGAATTGCCTGCCGCCATCGGCGTACAATATCCGTGGGAACAGCATCCGCAGCGGTCGCACGAGCATACGATGCCGGTGAAATCATTCTACATCGATCGCTACCCGGTCACCAACCAGCAGTTCAGGCGATTTATGGATGCTACGCATTACCATCCGGTAGATGATTACAATTTCCTGAAAGACTGGAAAAACGGTATGTATCCAGCTGGTTGGGAGCAGAAGCCTGTTACCTGGGTGAGTCTTGAAGATGCGAGAGCTTATGCCGCCTGGGCGGGCAAACGCCTGCCGCATGAATGGGAATGGCAGTATGCGGCCCAGGGAACAGACGGGCGGGCCTTCCCATGGGGAGCAGCCAACCCGGCCAATATGCCGCCAACAGATACTACCAGGGAGCCGGTGGGCCCGGCTAACGTTGACGCCTATCCCAATGGCGCCAGCCCATTCGGTGTCATGGATCTTACCGGTAACATCTGGCAATGGACCGATGAATATACAGATACACATACCCGTTCGGCCGTGCTGAAAGGCGGTAGCTACTATCGTCCGCAAACCTCGAACTGGTATTTCCCCCATGCAAAGGAGCTCACACGCCACGGAAAATACCTGCTGATGTCGCCGGGAATGGACCGTGCAGGCACGCTGGGATTCCGTTGCATAGTGGATAACTGATAACAAGCAGTGAACAATGAACAATGAATAGTTAATATTGCCTTTAGATCTCATTATGAAAAAACAATTATTAACAGGTCTTGCAACCTGGCTTCTATCAACCGGCATATGCGCTGCGCAGGCGCCGCGTATCTATAAAATATGGACTCCCGCCACTACCGACTCCGTATATGCGTTGGAGGGGCAGGGATGGAAATCCGGGTTGAAGAATTATTACGACAGGCTGCCGGCGAGGGCAGAAGGGAAAGTACGCGATCATGTCTGGCATTTATCCAATAGCAGTGCAGGGTTGAGCCTGCGTTTCAGGAGCGATGCAGACGAAATTATTGTGAAATACAAAGTAGGGGGCGATAAAGCGATGCCGCATATGGCTGCCACCGGCGTGAGCGGCGTGGATATGTATGCCAGGAGTGTTGATGGAAATTGGTTATGGTGCGCAGGGCGATACGATTTTGGTGATACAGTGGTGTATCGTTTTGAGGGATTGCGGAAGAATGACCAGCATGTGAAGAATACCGAGTACACTTTATATCTCCCGTTATATAATTCAGTACAATGGCTTTCGGTGATGGTGCCGGAAGAAAGCATGATAAAACCTCTGCCGGTTCGCAAAGAAGCGCCAATAGTAGTGTACGGTACTTCTATTGCGCAGGGGGCCTGTGCATCGCGTACGGGCATGGCGTGGACCAATATCCTGAGCCGGAAACTGGAAAGCCCGGTGATCAACCTGGGATTTTCCGGCAACGGCCGGCTGGAGAAGGAAGTCCTGGATTTCGTAGGCGAACTGGATGCACGTGTATTCGTGCTCGATTGCCTGCCGAATCTTGTTCAGCAGGAATATGCAGGAGCAGTACTAAAAAAACGTATAACCGACGCTGTTAGCCAGCTGCAGCAAAAGCACCCCGGTACGCCAATCTTACTGACAGATCACGACGGATACACCAATGAAGGTACCAACATAGCGAGGAAAGAAAGCTATGAACGGGCCAATACCACGTTGCACGAAGTGATGGATTCGCTCACAAAGGCGGGCGTGAAAAACATTTACCTGCTCACTAAGGCGGATATAGGCCAGGATATTGAGAGCATGGTAGATGGTACCCACCCCAATGATATTGGGATGATGAACTACGCAAATGCCTACACGAAGAAGATCAGGGAAATTCTGCATATGCCGGCGGGAACAACATCCACCACTATACCCATTACACAACGTCGTGATGCTGCCACGTATGATTGGGAAACCCGGCACAATGAGGTGATGGAATATAACAAGACACACCGTCCGGATGTTGTATTCATCGGCAACTCCATCACACATTTCTGGGGTGGCAATCCGGTTGCCCGTGTAAGAAACGGCGTCACCTCGTGGAATAAATACTTTGAGCCGAAGAACCCGCTGAATATGGGCTTTGGCTGGGACCGTGTAGAGAATGTGCTCTGGCGCGTACAACACGGAGAGCTGGACGGCATTGCTCCGCATGATATCGTCATGCTGATTGGTACCAATAATCTGCAGATAAATTCTGACGAAGAGATTACCACCGGGATCAGGTTTCTGTTGAAGGAAATCCAGGCCAGGCAACCATCTTCCAAAATCATTCTGCTGGCCATTCTGCCCCGCAGAAATATGGAAGGCAGGGTAGCCGGCATCAATAAGCTGATTGGCAAACTCGCTGATAAAAAGAATATCCGGTTCCTTGATGCAGGTAAGCAATTCCTGAAGGCGGATGGGAAAATAGATGAAAGTCTTTTCAGTGATGGCTTACATCCGAATGAGGCGGGTTATGAAAAAATTGCGAAACTAATAGCTGCCAGCCTCTAGTGCTGGCAGTTAGCGCTTAGTGGCTGTTTTCGAGCCAGCTCTTGAATTCCGTAACCCTCTCACGGCTAATAATAACATCAGTATCAACATCGGGCGTTAATTGAAGAATTAATCTGCTATTGTAATAAGTAGTAATTTTTTTGATGGCATCTATTTGAATGATAAACTGCCGGTTGATCCGGAAGAACTGGTGTTTGTCCAGCAGCTTCTCGATCTGATCAAGTGAGTAGTCGAGCGGAACGCGCTGATTGCTGACGGTTGTAGCCCAGGTAGTTCCTTTGGCAAACTGCAGCCAGGCAATGTCCTTTGCTTTGACATAGATCAGCTGGTTGTTGATCCGTCCGATGAAACGGGCACTGTCGCGGCGAAGGAATTCTTCTGCCAGCCTGCTGATATCCAGTGTATAGTTCCTGGCAGGCCTGAATTGCTCATACTTCCTGAGGGCATTGCGCAGTTCTTCAAGGTCGATCGGTTTCATTAAATAATCGATGCTGTTTACCTTGAATGCCTGTAAGGCAAAGCCGTCATATGCAGTGGTGAATATGATGGGCGTTTGTACGCTTGTTTTGCTGAAGAGCTCGAAACAGTTGCCATCCGACAGCTGAATGTCCATCAACATCAGATCAACGGGGTGTTGCTGTTCCAGCCAGCGGATGCCGTCTTCCACGGATGTGATCACAGCGGCCACCTCTACTTCAGGCTGACACTTCTGCAATAGTTGTATCAGGCGCTCGGCGTTGTGTATTTCGTCTTCAAAAATTACAACCTTCATGACGCATTTATAATGGGTAGTTTGACAATAAACATTTCATTTTCCTTCAGGATCACGATATTACTATTACCGATCAGCGCATAGCGGTTTTGTATATTTTCCAGGCCTATTCCGGAAGAAATTTCCGGATGGGCCTTGGGCCGCATGTGATTAGATACGATGAGGAAATTATCGTCGTGCTCTACACGGATCACCAGCGGATCATGGGCAGAAAACCGGTTGTGCTTAATAGCATTCTCTATCAGCAATTGCAGGGTAACCGGTGGTATCAGCCCTTTGGTACGTACCTTATCCGAAAT
The genomic region above belongs to Chitinophaga sp. 180180018-3 and contains:
- a CDS encoding TIM barrel protein; translated protein: MSISRRNFLMKGSLALAGTALLSKNLLAGTAPRPLLGVQLYSIREDMKKDPSGTLKQLAAMGYKNVEHAGYGQRKFYGYSAKEFRKLLDGLGLKMPSGHTVMGKQHWDAAKKDFTDEWKHTVEDAAIVGQHYVISPWLDESLRKDYNTFLGYMEVFNKSGELCKRSGMKFGYHNHDFEFSQQLNNKKLFDLILQHTDQSLVAQQLDIGNMYHAGGRALDILKQYPGRFELMHVKDEIKAAKGGEMGSEYESTVLGKGIIPVKEIIDLGKKMGGTRHFIVEQESYQGQAPLAAVKEDLAVMQQWGY
- a CDS encoding SGNH/GDSL hydrolase family protein; protein product: MKKQLLTGLATWLLSTGICAAQAPRIYKIWTPATTDSVYALEGQGWKSGLKNYYDRLPARAEGKVRDHVWHLSNSSAGLSLRFRSDADEIIVKYKVGGDKAMPHMAATGVSGVDMYARSVDGNWLWCAGRYDFGDTVVYRFEGLRKNDQHVKNTEYTLYLPLYNSVQWLSVMVPEESMIKPLPVRKEAPIVVYGTSIAQGACASRTGMAWTNILSRKLESPVINLGFSGNGRLEKEVLDFVGELDARVFVLDCLPNLVQQEYAGAVLKKRITDAVSQLQQKHPGTPILLTDHDGYTNEGTNIARKESYERANTTLHEVMDSLTKAGVKNIYLLTKADIGQDIESMVDGTHPNDIGMMNYANAYTKKIREILHMPAGTTSTTIPITQRRDAATYDWETRHNEVMEYNKTHRPDVVFIGNSITHFWGGNPVARVRNGVTSWNKYFEPKNPLNMGFGWDRVENVLWRVQHGELDGIAPHDIVMLIGTNNLQINSDEEITTGIRFLLKEIQARQPSSKIILLAILPRRNMEGRVAGINKLIGKLADKKNIRFLDAGKQFLKADGKIDESLFSDGLHPNEAGYEKIAKLIAASL
- a CDS encoding LytTR family DNA-binding domain-containing protein, with amino-acid sequence MKVVIFEDEIHNAERLIQLLQKCQPEVEVAAVITSVEDGIRWLEQQHPVDLMLMDIQLSDGNCFELFSKTSVQTPIIFTTAYDGFALQAFKVNSIDYLMKPIDLEELRNALRKYEQFRPARNYTLDISRLAEEFLRRDSARFIGRINNQLIYVKAKDIAWLQFAKGTTWATTVSNQRVPLDYSLDQIEKLLDKHQFFRINRQFIIQIDAIKKITTYYNSRLILQLTPDVDTDVIISRERVTEFKSWLENSH
- a CDS encoding SUMF1/EgtB/PvdO family nonheme iron enzyme; this translates as MKSTSLLGAIMTMIAPSMIYAQQIRLQGVEKELIAGPATQGQRAQWLDSLQQWRTHEKNRLQYNGNEYTRKELSSNGAVAMYAQIMAHDRFLYDPVSRKYTVDRFLNDLERRYGGLDAVLVWPTYPNIGIDNRNQFDLVAAMPGGKEGVKEMIRQFHKRGVKVFFPIMIWDNGTRRISIPMATALIQEMKELGADGLNGDTMNGVTEDFKDAYTLARYPLVLQPEIHIRDLKMVEWNTMSWGYYWNNWGGKFEYTPGVSLYKWLEPRHQVHITDRWAVDKVSNLQYAFFNGIGYNAWENIWGVWNQVPERYAAVIRRIRMIYRQFPDVWSSEKWEPHVPVQQAGVFASVFPGKAATVYTLVNRDNTAKTGPQIRLPHRAGNRYYDAWNGVELQPEVTGNEAQLSFPMEGNGYGAVVVVNGNAATKVLQRFLEQVHQLAQTPVNNLPDTWNPLPQQITDLPATPKPAKAPEGMVLIPATDAYRFVSEGVMIEGNELPAAIGVQYPWEQHPQRSHEHTMPVKSFYIDRYPVTNQQFRRFMDATHYHPVDDYNFLKDWKNGMYPAGWEQKPVTWVSLEDARAYAAWAGKRLPHEWEWQYAAQGTDGRAFPWGAANPANMPPTDTTREPVGPANVDAYPNGASPFGVMDLTGNIWQWTDEYTDTHTRSAVLKGGSYYRPQTSNWYFPHAKELTRHGKYLLMSPGMDRAGTLGFRCIVDN